From the genome of Adhaeribacter pallidiroseus:
TGACGGGCTCCGGGTCGGCGGTATTTGGGATTTTTTCGCCGGATTTTACCGGACCATTACTCGTGCCCAACGCCACCTATGCCGTTTGGCAGGGTAGTTTGTAGCTGGCGGCTTTCGTAACGCCGGTCCAGGAACGGATGAATAAACACGCTAAACAAAATAATAAGCGCTCCTAAATAAAACCCCGTGGACATGTGCTCGCTTTCACCAAAGATAAAGTAGGCAAATACAATTCCGTAGACCGGCTCCAGATTAATGCTCAGGTTCATGTTAAAAATGGGAATCCGTTGCATGAGCCGCACCGAGCCCGTAAATGGATAAACCGTGCAGACCAAGGCTAAGGTAAACAAGTAAACCCAATCCATAGCGGTTAAAACCAAAAGTAAGGTATTATCCGGACTGAGGAAAAGCAGGTAAAAAGGCATAAACAATGCCGTGCCCAGGCAAGCGCCTACCATCTCGTAGCAGGTAATATTAATCGGCGAGTAGGTGCGGGTTAACCGGCTATTAATTATCGAAAAAGCAGCCCCCAGCATAGCCGAACCTACGCCCATTAAAATGCCCAGAGCATGATCAAATTCAAATTGAAAAATCAAATACAAACCAAAAAATATCAGCAGCGCCAAGCCAATTTCGTGGGGTTTAATTTTTTTCCGGAAAAACAAAGGCTCCAGGATCGCCGTCCATAAACTGCTGGTAGCCATGCCGGCTAAACAAATACTCACCGAAGAAACCCGGGCCGAAGCAAAAAATAACATCCAGTGTGCCGCGATCATCATACCTACCCCGATTATTTTAATAATCGGTTTACGACCAATGCGGTACGATTTACCGGTAAACTTGATAATTATGGCTAAAGCCGCTGCCGCAATCAAAGTTCGGAGAAATACCAGTTCTACTGCCGGAATCGAAATCAACTTGCCCAGGATGGCCGTGAATCC
Proteins encoded in this window:
- a CDS encoding DMT family transporter — translated: MASFRHYLELHFIVFVWGFTAILGKLISIPAVELVFLRTLIAAAALAIIIKFTGKSYRIGRKPIIKIIGVGMMIAAHWMLFFASARVSSVSICLAGMATSSLWTAILEPLFFRKKIKPHEIGLALLIFFGLYLIFQFEFDHALGILMGVGSAMLGAAFSIINSRLTRTYSPINITCYEMVGACLGTALFMPFYLLFLSPDNTLLLVLTAMDWVYLFTLALVCTVYPFTGSVRLMQRIPIFNMNLSINLEPVYGIVFAYFIFGESEHMSTGFYLGALIILFSVFIHPFLDRRYESRQLQTTLPNGIGGVGHE